Proteins found in one Takifugu rubripes chromosome 15, fTakRub1.2, whole genome shotgun sequence genomic segment:
- the dpf2 gene encoding zinc finger protein ubi-d4 isoform X2, whose product MAAVVENVVKLLGEQYYRDAMEQCHNYNARLCAERSVRMPFLDSQTGVAQSNCYIWMEKRHRGPGMAPGQLYTYPARRWRKKRRCHPPEDPRLIFPPVKSELDIGLKKDVLSADGSSLEALLKSDSFEKRTAADLRGSEEDSNQSDYTGSLSAATRVRKRILEPDDFLDDLDDEDYEEDTPKRRGKGKGKGRGVGSTRKKLDAAALEDRDKPYACDICGKRYKNRPGLSYHYAHSHLAEEEGEDKDEMEVSEPALPLPDEPKTPKKGPDGIALPNNYCDFCLGDSKTNHKTGQSEELVSCSDCGRSGHPSCLQFTPIMMAAVKTYRWQCIECKCCNMCGTSENDDQLLFCDDCDRGYHMYCLNPPMSEPPEGSWSCHLCLDLLKDKASIYQNQNAPPS is encoded by the exons GCTGGGAGAGCAGTACTACAGGGACGCCATGGAGCAGTGTCACAACTACAACGCTCGACTCTGTGCTGAGAGAAGCGTCAGGATGCCTTTTCTTGACTCTCAGACCGGTGTGGCCCAGAGCAACTGCTACATTTGGATGGAGAAGAGGCACAGGGGCCCAG GCATGGCTCCAGGGCAACTCTACACCTACCCAGCCAGGAGGTGGAGAAAGAAACGGCGCTGTCATCCTCCAGAGGACCCCCGGCTGATCTTCCCTCCAGTCAAGTCAG AGCTCGACATTGGACTAAAGAAAGACGTGTTGTCGGCGGACGGCAGTAGCTTGGAGGCCTTACTGAAGAGCGACTCGTTTGAAAAGCGGACGGCTGCGGATCTTCGAGGGTCTGAGGAGGATTCAAACCAGAGTGATTACACTGGAAGCCTCAGTGCTGCCACTCGCGTCAGAAAG AGGATCCTAGAGCCAGACGACTTCCTAGATGACCTAGATGATGAAGACTATGAGGAAGACACACCTAAAAGGCGGGGCAAAGGGAAGGGGAAG GGTCGAGGAGTCGGCAGCACCCGGAAGAAGCTGGATGCAGCAGCGCTGGAGGACAGGGACAAGCCCTACGCCTGTGACA TCTGTGGGAAGCGCTACAAAAACCGCCCTGGCCTCAGTTACCATTACGCCCACTCCCACCTGGccgaggaggagggcgaggacaAGGATGAGATGGAGGTCAGCGAGCCTGCCCTGCCTCTGCCTGATGAGCCGAAAA CTCCAAAGAAAGGTCCAGATGGTATCGCATTGCCCAATAATTACTGTGACTTCTGCTTGGGCGACTCCAAAACCAACCACAAGACCGGCCAATCAGAAGAGCTGGTGTCCTGCTCCGACTGCGGGCGCTCGG GCCACCCATCCTGCCTGCAGTTCACCCCCATAATGATGGCGGCCGTGAAGACGTACCGCTGGCAGTGCATAGAGTGCAAGTGCTGCAACATGTGCGGAACCTCGGAGAACGAC GACCAGCTCCTGTTCTGTGACGACTGCGACAGAGGATACCACATGTACTGCCTCAACCCCCCCATGTCCGAACCACCGGAGG GGAGTTGGAGCTGTCATCTATGTCTGGACCTCTTGAAAGACAAGGCGTCCATATACCAGAACCAAAACGCCCCACCATCGTGA
- the LOC101076363 gene encoding sodium/potassium/calcium exchanger 3 isoform X2 produces MQRWTRRLMQEKMENQSWDQPRAAIHEFPEDIFTKEQRKNGAVVLHTLCAIYMFYALAIVCDDYFVPSLEKISENLQLSEDVAGATFMAAGSSAPELFTSLIGVFITKGDVGVGTIVGSAVFNILVIIGLSGIFAGQTITLTWWSLFRDSSYYILSVLTLIMVIYDATVVWWESLLLMTMYGIYIVIMKFNSQLLVFVTRQFRSVKPRCSRSEDCREDKMVEEASACNTSMVLLNKGQEPPPVVMVDELLILNPHKLSFSEASMRIMITPHFSPRTRLSMAGRMVISERQRLIQRKNQVDGGAEPGSNSLKRTSSCGLENGGRGPSEDAESGGNPGAQMCQAEEEEDEDGIFSPVHIPGGCRARVKWVITWPLGLLLYCTVPNCIRPRWHRWFMATFVASTLWIAVFSYLMVWMVTIISHTLDIPDYIMGITFLAAGTSVPDCMASLIVARQGMGDMAVSNSIGSNIFDILLGLGFPWALRTLLVDHGSSIFINNKGLVYSVILLLASVFLTVLSVHLNHWRLDRRLGLGLLFLYAIFLLCSILFGQM; encoded by the exons ATGCAGCGTTGGACTCGCAGGCTGatgcaggagaagatggagaaccAGAGCTGGGATCAGCCCCGAGCAG CCATCCATGAGTTCCCGGAGGACATCTTCACcaaggagcagaggaagaatgGAGCCGTGGTTCTGCATACACTCTGT GCCATCTACATGTTCTACGCTCTGGCCATCGTCTGTGATGACTACTTTGTGCCCTCTCTTGAGAAAATATCTGAG AACCTGCAGCTGAGCGAAGATGTTGCCGGGGCAACATTTATGGCTGCAGGAAGCTCTGCTCCAGAGCTTTTTACTTCACTCATTG GTGTTTTCATCACCAAAGGAGACGTCGGCGTGGGCACCATCGTCGGCTCAGCCGTCTTCAACATCCTGGTCATCATCGGCCTGAGTGGCATCTTTGCAGGGCAG ACCATTACTCTGACATGGTGGTCCCTCTTCAGAGACTCTTCCTACTACATCCTTTCTGTTCTCACTCTCATTATG gttATCTATGACGCCACCGTCGTCTG GTGGGAGTCGCTGCTCCTCATGACCATGTATGGAATCTACATCGTCATCATGAA GTTCAACTCCCAGCTTCTGGTGTTTGTGACGCGTCAGTTCAGGAGCGTGAAGCCGCGTTGTTCCAGGTCAGAGGATTGCAGGGAGGACAAGATGGTAGAGGAGGCCTCTGCTTGCAACACCTCTATGGTTCTCCTCAACAAAG GTCAGGAGCCTCCTCCGGTCGTGATGGTGGACGAGCTTCTCATCCTCAACCCCCACAAGCTGTCCTTCTCAGAGGCCAGCATGCGCATCATGATCACACCGCACTTCTCCCCCCGCACCCGCCTCTCCATGGCAGGACGCATGGTCATCAGTGAG AGACAGAGGCTCATCCAGAGAAAGAACCAGGTAGACGGTGGCGCCGAGCCCGGGTCCAACAGCCTGAAGAGAACCAGCTCCTGCGGCCTGGAGAATGGAGGCAGAGGACCCAGTGAGGATGCAGAGTCGGGGGGCAACCCAGGAGCCCAGATGTgccaggctgaggaggaggaggatgaagatgggaTATTCAGTCCTGTCCACATACCAG GTGGCTGCCGCGCACGTGTGAAGTGGGTGATCACGTGGCCTCTGGGCCTCCTGCTCTACTGCACCGTGCCAAACTGCATCCGGCCCCGCTGGCACCGCTGGTTCATGGCTACCTTTGTGGCCTCCACCCTGTGGATCGCCGTCTTCTCCTACCTCATGGTGTGGATG GTCACCATCATCAGCCACACTTTAGACATCCCAGATTACATCATGGGCATCACCTTCCTGGCAGCGGGGACCAGCGTCCCGGACTGCATGGCCAGTCTGATTGTAGCCCGACAAG GCATGGGAGACATGGCTGTGTCCAACTCCATAGGGAGCAACATCTTTGACATCCTGTTGGGTCTGGGCTTCCCCTGGGCTCTGCGTACCCTCCTGGTGGACCACGGTTCCTCG ATTTTCATTAACAATAAAGGACTGGTGTACTccgtcatcctgctgctggcgTCTGTCTTCCTGACG GTGCTGAGTGTTCACCTCAACCACTGGAGGCTGGATCGCCGGTTGGGCCTGGGCCTCTTGTTCCTCTACGccatcttcctgctctgctccatcCTCTTTGGGCAGATGTGA
- the dpf2 gene encoding zinc finger protein ubi-d4 isoform X1, whose product MAAVVENVVKLLGEQYYRDAMEQCHNYNARLCAERSVRMPFLDSQTGVAQSNCYIWMEKRHRGPGMAPGQLYTYPARRWRKKRRCHPPEDPRLIFPPVKSELDIGLKKDVLSADGSSLEALLKSDSFEKRTAADLRGSEEDSNQSDYTGSLSAATRVRKRILEPDDFLDDLDDEDYEEDTPKRRGKGKGKGRGVGSTRKKLDAAALEDRDKPYACDNTIKQKHISKPSERVCGKRYKNRPGLSYHYAHSHLAEEEGEDKDEMEVSEPALPLPDEPKTPKKGPDGIALPNNYCDFCLGDSKTNHKTGQSEELVSCSDCGRSGHPSCLQFTPIMMAAVKTYRWQCIECKCCNMCGTSENDDQLLFCDDCDRGYHMYCLNPPMSEPPEGSWSCHLCLDLLKDKASIYQNQNAPPS is encoded by the exons GCTGGGAGAGCAGTACTACAGGGACGCCATGGAGCAGTGTCACAACTACAACGCTCGACTCTGTGCTGAGAGAAGCGTCAGGATGCCTTTTCTTGACTCTCAGACCGGTGTGGCCCAGAGCAACTGCTACATTTGGATGGAGAAGAGGCACAGGGGCCCAG GCATGGCTCCAGGGCAACTCTACACCTACCCAGCCAGGAGGTGGAGAAAGAAACGGCGCTGTCATCCTCCAGAGGACCCCCGGCTGATCTTCCCTCCAGTCAAGTCAG AGCTCGACATTGGACTAAAGAAAGACGTGTTGTCGGCGGACGGCAGTAGCTTGGAGGCCTTACTGAAGAGCGACTCGTTTGAAAAGCGGACGGCTGCGGATCTTCGAGGGTCTGAGGAGGATTCAAACCAGAGTGATTACACTGGAAGCCTCAGTGCTGCCACTCGCGTCAGAAAG AGGATCCTAGAGCCAGACGACTTCCTAGATGACCTAGATGATGAAGACTATGAGGAAGACACACCTAAAAGGCGGGGCAAAGGGAAGGGGAAG GGTCGAGGAGTCGGCAGCACCCGGAAGAAGCTGGATGCAGCAGCGCTGGAGGACAGGGACAAGCCCTACGCCTGTGACA aCACTATCAAACAAAAGCATATTTCAAAACCTTCTGAAAGAG TCTGTGGGAAGCGCTACAAAAACCGCCCTGGCCTCAGTTACCATTACGCCCACTCCCACCTGGccgaggaggagggcgaggacaAGGATGAGATGGAGGTCAGCGAGCCTGCCCTGCCTCTGCCTGATGAGCCGAAAA CTCCAAAGAAAGGTCCAGATGGTATCGCATTGCCCAATAATTACTGTGACTTCTGCTTGGGCGACTCCAAAACCAACCACAAGACCGGCCAATCAGAAGAGCTGGTGTCCTGCTCCGACTGCGGGCGCTCGG GCCACCCATCCTGCCTGCAGTTCACCCCCATAATGATGGCGGCCGTGAAGACGTACCGCTGGCAGTGCATAGAGTGCAAGTGCTGCAACATGTGCGGAACCTCGGAGAACGAC GACCAGCTCCTGTTCTGTGACGACTGCGACAGAGGATACCACATGTACTGCCTCAACCCCCCCATGTCCGAACCACCGGAGG GGAGTTGGAGCTGTCATCTATGTCTGGACCTCTTGAAAGACAAGGCGTCCATATACCAGAACCAAAACGCCCCACCATCGTGA
- the sipa1 gene encoding signal-induced proliferation-associated 1-like protein 1 yields MQSDDLFIRKFRRQNMRPPVSTVSFDSKREAGVVEWPPRREGDGAEGDSLTPSRAGLTIRSVGRGHIMQRSNSDVTLGDLDSSGKVGGKTARTVGEKVAGSQGDSGVLLHREYGSLSSLERQTQAQESSMGEQGPLSPNALRFKDPFLLLGLQGAPPEPDGFFRALSAPTGDSPKPAKPPKPEGLSKKSKPMTPPIPPPGPCDNIVGGAWVRNFAHYDVQSILFDLTEVATNRDSIGRKKNITSGASAASQLRPLSQTLPSSPAQGSGGANMDDPEQSLLLDEGDGNDNELLLSCPHFRNETGGEEQVGLGRSQGRRGLWSSLRTPNDAVSVLEEPRESHVQQQGKSNYFIEHADLGAHYYRKYFYMKEHQNFFGIDDRLGPVAISFRREEKEGSSGAQYNCRIIFRTTEMKTLRGSILEESVPSAARHTTPRGLSPKRLLEFIMPELNLHCLRLASNSPKVRDTLLKLDEQGLNFQRKVGVMYCRAGQSSEEDMYNNESSGPAFEEFLDLLGERVRLKGWEKYRAQLDNKTDSTGTHSLYTRYQDYEIMFHVSTMLPYTANNTQQLLRKRHIGNDIVTIVFQEPGALPFTPKSIRSHFQHVFIIVQVHERCTDKTYYRVAVTRSKDIPLFGPLFPKGAHFPRSSAFRDFLLAKVVNAENAAEKSEKFRSMATRTRQEYLKDLAENYVTTTPIDSSTKFPLLSLGCKRKDKMKGAKGAELHSAGALVWAVMVNRREEGEGGDLRLPCLLGVSAESVVLIERCTRRVVFNCSCRDVIGWKAVTEAKDGGPSLDIFYERGESVSIGVMENQAEDIREVVQRLELVTRGCEAFEVTPLRDGVGQPGFLMNEEGFVTDLQRFCYAESGGLQLWARVVRLCGHSLVHLSPEERTKLLRTAHKIHITVIPPDENGKPRRSFSELYQKAIKDAECKPGEDQSGEAWVLDEREEEEEEEKEEEEEEEETAAGVSGADIMELRTETEEVEGQPCDKGQSHGSLLTPPSLPLHRATSLQDQPANHSAEGSSSQLTRSCSLEQQPSFREAQ; encoded by the exons ATGCAGTCAGATGACCTCTTCATCCGCAAGTTTCGCCGTCAGAATATGCGGCCGCCGGTATCCACCGTTAGCTTTGACTCCAAACGGGAAGCGGGCGTTGTGGAGTGGCCGcccaggagggagggagatggagccGAAGGAGACAGTCTCACCCCGAGCCGAGCCGGACTGACCATCAGGTCAGTGGGTCGGGGCCACATCATGCAGCGAAGTAACAGCGACGTAACTTTAGGAGACCTGGACTCCTCCGGGAAGGTCGGCGGCAAGACAGCTCGAACCGTTGGCGAGAAGGTGGCAGGGTCTCAGGGGGACTCCGGAGTGTTGCTTCATAGGGAATATGGAAGCCTGTCTTCACTGGAAAGGCAGACCCAGGCTCAGGAGTCGAGCATGGGCGAGCAGGGACCCCTGAGCCCAAACGCCCTCCGCTTCAAAGACCCTTTTCTGCTCCTGGGCCTGCAGGGAGCCCCCCCAGAGCCTGACGGGTTCTTCCGAGCTCTCTCTGCTCCAACAGGAGATTCTCCTAAACCCGCCAAACCACCGAAACCTGAAGGTCTAAGTAAGAAGAGCAAGCCCATGACCCCACCGATACCGCCGCCAGGGCCTTGTGACAAtattgtgggcggagcctgggtTAGGAACTTTGCTCACTATGACGTCCAGAGCATCCTGTTTGACCTCACCGAGGTAGCTACAAACAGAGACAGCATTGGGAGAAAAAAGAATATAACTTCAGGGGCTTCGGCCGCCTCCCAGTTACGCCCGCTTTCCCAAACTCTGCCATCCTCACCTGCCCAGGGCAGCGGCGGCGCGAACATGGACGACCCCGAGCagtcgctgctgctggacgAGGGCGACGGCAACGACAACGAGCTTCTCCTCAGCTGTCCGCACTTCCGTAACGAGACAGGGGGTGAAGAACAGGTGGGTCTGGGCAGGTCTCAGGGGAGACGGGGGCTCTGGTCCAGCCTGCGAACCCCAAACGATGCTGTGTCCGTCCTGGAAGAGCCAAGAGAGAGTCACGTGCAACAGCAGGGCAAGAGCAACTACTTCATAGAGCACGCAGACCTGGGAGCCCATTACTACCGCAAATATTTCTACATGAAAG AGCATCAGAACTTCTTCGGCATCGACGATCGCCTCGGTCCGGTGGCCATCAGCTTCCGCCGCGAGGAGAAGGAAGGATCCAGCGGAGCTCAGTACAACTGCAGGATCATCTTTCGCACCACAGAG ATGAAGACGCTGCGAGGAtccatcctggaggagtcgGTGCCTTCGGCTGCTCGTCACACGACCCCCAGGGGCCTGTCCCCGAAGAGGCTGCTGGAGTTCATTATGCCTGAGCTGAACCTGCACTGCCTTCGCTTGGCCTCGAATTCCCCCAAGGTCCGAGACACTCTGCTGAAGCTGGACGAACAGGGG TTAAATTTCCAGAGGAAGGTCGGGGTGATGTATTGCCGCGCCGGGCAGAGCTCGGAGGAGGACATGTACAACAACGAGAGCTCGGGGCCGGCGTTTGAGGAGTTTCTGGACCTGCTCGGGGAGCGGGTGCGCCTGAAGGGCTGGGAGAAATACCGAGCACAGCTGGACAACAAGA cgGACTCAACTGGGACGCACTCCCTCTACACACGCTACCAGGACTACGAGATTATGTTTCATGTGTCCACTATGCTGCCCTACACGGCCAACAACACACAGCAG TTGCTAAGGAAGCGGCACATCGGTAATGACATCGTGACAATCGTGTTTCAGGAGCCAGGTGCCCTGCCCTTCACTCCCAAGTCCATACGATCACATTTCCAGCACGTCTTCATCATCGTCCAGGTCCACGAGCGCTGTACTGACAAGACCTATTACAG GGTAGCTGTGACCCGCTCTAAAGACATCCCGTTATTCGGCCCACTGTTCCCTAAGGGCGCCCACTTCCCGCGCTCTTCTGCGTTCAGAGACTTCCTCCTGGCGAAGGTAGTAAACGCAGAAAATGCCGCAGAGAAGTCAGAGAAATTCCGCTCCATGGCCACGCGAACCCGCCAGGAGTACCTCAAGGACCTGGCCGAAAACTACGTGACCACCACCCCCATCGACTCCTCCACCAAGTTCCCCCTGCTGTCTCTGGGATGCAAGCGCAAAGACAAGATGAAGGGCGCCAAAGGGGCGGAGCTGCACAGCGCGGGGGCGCTTGTGTGGGCCGTGATGGTCAACCggcgagaggagggggaagggggagaTCTCAGGCTGCCCTGTCTGCTGGGGGTGTCGGCCGAGTCAGTGGTCCTGATTGAGAGGTGTACCCGCAGGGTGGTGTTCAACTGCTCCTGCAGAGACGTCATCGGCTGGAAGGCCGTGACAGAAGCTAAGGACGGCGGGCCCAGCCTGGACATCTTCTACGAACGTGGAGAGTCGGTGTCAATCGGTGTGATGGAGAACCAGGCGGAGGATATAAGGGAGGTGGTGCAGCGGCTcgag ctggttacccGAGGATGCGAGGCTTTCGAGGTCACTCCCCTTCGGGACGGCGTCGGCCAGCCCGGCTTCCTGATGAACGAGGAGGGCTTTGTGACGGATCTGCAGCGGTTCTGCTACGCGGAGAGCGgtgggctccagctgtgggcgCGGGTGGTGCGGCTGTGTGGACACTCGCTGGTCCACCTGAGCCCCGAGGAGAGGACTAAACTGCTCCGTACTGCACACAAGATCCACATCACGGTCATCCCACCGGACGAGAACGGGAAGCCTCGCAG AAGTTTCTCTGAGCTGTACCAGAAAGCCATCAAGGACGCAGAGTGTAAACCTGGTGAGGATCAGTCTGGAGAGGCTTGGGTGCTGGAcgagagggaagaagaagaagaagaggagaaggaggaggaggaggaggaagaggagacagcgGCCGGGGTCAGCGGAGCGGATATTATGGAGCTGCGGACAGAGACGGAAGAGGTCGAAGGTCAGCCGTGTGATAAAGGGCAAAGCCACGGCTCGCTTCTCACGCCGCCCAGCTTACCTCTGCATCGAGCCACGTCTCTGCAAGACCAACCGGCCAATCACAGCGCAGAGGGAAGCAGCTCGCAGCTCACACGCAGCTGCTCTTTAGAGCAGCAGCCGTCCTTCAGGGAAGCGCAGTGA
- the LOC101076363 gene encoding sodium/potassium/calcium exchanger 3 isoform X1: protein MRAAARTRRPFQRFCCCGVGLLAVIGISQLLRAPEGESTELRPDGNDGMQRWTRRLMQEKMENQSWDQPRAAIHEFPEDIFTKEQRKNGAVVLHTLCAIYMFYALAIVCDDYFVPSLEKISENLQLSEDVAGATFMAAGSSAPELFTSLIGVFITKGDVGVGTIVGSAVFNILVIIGLSGIFAGQTITLTWWSLFRDSSYYILSVLTLIMVIYDATVVWWESLLLMTMYGIYIVIMKFNSQLLVFVTRQFRSVKPRCSRSEDCREDKMVEEASACNTSMVLLNKGQEPPPVVMVDELLILNPHKLSFSEASMRIMITPHFSPRTRLSMAGRMVISERQRLIQRKNQVDGGAEPGSNSLKRTSSCGLENGGRGPSEDAESGGNPGAQMCQAEEEEDEDGIFSPVHIPGGCRARVKWVITWPLGLLLYCTVPNCIRPRWHRWFMATFVASTLWIAVFSYLMVWMVTIISHTLDIPDYIMGITFLAAGTSVPDCMASLIVARQGMGDMAVSNSIGSNIFDILLGLGFPWALRTLLVDHGSSIFINNKGLVYSVILLLASVFLTVLSVHLNHWRLDRRLGLGLLFLYAIFLLCSILFGQM from the exons ATGAGAGCAGCGGCGAGGACCCGGCGGCCCTTCCAgcggttctgctgctgtggagtcGGGCTGCTCGCTGTCATCGGGATCAGCCAGCTCCTCCGGGCaccag AGGGCGAGTCGACGGAGCTCCGGCCAGATGGGAACGACGGGATGCAGCGTTGGACTCGCAGGCTGatgcaggagaagatggagaaccAGAGCTGGGATCAGCCCCGAGCAG CCATCCATGAGTTCCCGGAGGACATCTTCACcaaggagcagaggaagaatgGAGCCGTGGTTCTGCATACACTCTGT GCCATCTACATGTTCTACGCTCTGGCCATCGTCTGTGATGACTACTTTGTGCCCTCTCTTGAGAAAATATCTGAG AACCTGCAGCTGAGCGAAGATGTTGCCGGGGCAACATTTATGGCTGCAGGAAGCTCTGCTCCAGAGCTTTTTACTTCACTCATTG GTGTTTTCATCACCAAAGGAGACGTCGGCGTGGGCACCATCGTCGGCTCAGCCGTCTTCAACATCCTGGTCATCATCGGCCTGAGTGGCATCTTTGCAGGGCAG ACCATTACTCTGACATGGTGGTCCCTCTTCAGAGACTCTTCCTACTACATCCTTTCTGTTCTCACTCTCATTATG gttATCTATGACGCCACCGTCGTCTG GTGGGAGTCGCTGCTCCTCATGACCATGTATGGAATCTACATCGTCATCATGAA GTTCAACTCCCAGCTTCTGGTGTTTGTGACGCGTCAGTTCAGGAGCGTGAAGCCGCGTTGTTCCAGGTCAGAGGATTGCAGGGAGGACAAGATGGTAGAGGAGGCCTCTGCTTGCAACACCTCTATGGTTCTCCTCAACAAAG GTCAGGAGCCTCCTCCGGTCGTGATGGTGGACGAGCTTCTCATCCTCAACCCCCACAAGCTGTCCTTCTCAGAGGCCAGCATGCGCATCATGATCACACCGCACTTCTCCCCCCGCACCCGCCTCTCCATGGCAGGACGCATGGTCATCAGTGAG AGACAGAGGCTCATCCAGAGAAAGAACCAGGTAGACGGTGGCGCCGAGCCCGGGTCCAACAGCCTGAAGAGAACCAGCTCCTGCGGCCTGGAGAATGGAGGCAGAGGACCCAGTGAGGATGCAGAGTCGGGGGGCAACCCAGGAGCCCAGATGTgccaggctgaggaggaggaggatgaagatgggaTATTCAGTCCTGTCCACATACCAG GTGGCTGCCGCGCACGTGTGAAGTGGGTGATCACGTGGCCTCTGGGCCTCCTGCTCTACTGCACCGTGCCAAACTGCATCCGGCCCCGCTGGCACCGCTGGTTCATGGCTACCTTTGTGGCCTCCACCCTGTGGATCGCCGTCTTCTCCTACCTCATGGTGTGGATG GTCACCATCATCAGCCACACTTTAGACATCCCAGATTACATCATGGGCATCACCTTCCTGGCAGCGGGGACCAGCGTCCCGGACTGCATGGCCAGTCTGATTGTAGCCCGACAAG GCATGGGAGACATGGCTGTGTCCAACTCCATAGGGAGCAACATCTTTGACATCCTGTTGGGTCTGGGCTTCCCCTGGGCTCTGCGTACCCTCCTGGTGGACCACGGTTCCTCG ATTTTCATTAACAATAAAGGACTGGTGTACTccgtcatcctgctgctggcgTCTGTCTTCCTGACG GTGCTGAGTGTTCACCTCAACCACTGGAGGCTGGATCGCCGGTTGGGCCTGGGCCTCTTGTTCCTCTACGccatcttcctgctctgctccatcCTCTTTGGGCAGATGTGA